From the Ruania alkalisoli genome, one window contains:
- a CDS encoding ABC transporter permease, with translation MRSRLLTRTIRSSLGATLALALLVSLVTALLTAWPRLERQTFTAEVNHSITQTPPTVRALTAQVPNYPLTAQAGLAELQPAVERTLTEAGPELRSAAGGPRVSLTTGPVPMTIPGGGTDAFYAMSVRLRVDHGIDPFITLVEGTSPAPSAWASMGTPEAPVEVMVAVGTAERMELAVGDTFTVPVGSDGYVTSPEARTEFVITGLFDAVDPDAEQWQHQLSTLSPRIDADPNQGEAATAIVYLNPDFTGHIPMFADAELWVPIHPVAERAAGLLSDLRAFTAIDRPLEVRGPYDQPRVRFTTELDEVLESATGRWQSTSTVLAMVAAGPVGVAFAVLALGVRLLVARRSTALALAAARGGAPHQLRAVMAAEGFAFSVPAAAIGAGAAIAAVPAPPLTTVELASDLLLPAAVALAPPVLLALLPLPRLRPHRADQRRGRRWRWVVEAVVVALTAAALWLVLDRGTASTDSGSGTDPLAVTAPLLLAVTVSMVTLRIFPLAARAVHRTARRGRGLTAFLGSARLVRSGGAGLVPLVALAIGVAIAVLATTMLTTLRGGVDDGARAAAGADLRLTGPPFTDADLAAVADLAGVEALSAVTTISSVPLVEDDSSRRVTVYAVDSATLAQVQDQVPGAVELPEGFDRATAAGVPALVWSGHDVDTGGEVRLAMSSSVVLDVRGEPAAASGIANAHPWVMVDLHLLREATGENLVPRDVLIQLAPGAGPGATDAVEQWLDGRGTIASPTEATAEFLASPSARSLQAGFLIALLVSLVLACLAIVLGLLLAAPERRHLLGVLRTLGVSRRTEGRLVAWESVPLVGAAVLAGAGLGLVLPHLVAAAVDLRPFTGSATQPVLRTDVLMVLGVLAILTIVLTLCVLLAGAMARRLSVSVLRIGE, from the coding sequence ATGAGGTCCCGTCTCCTTACACGGACGATCCGCAGTTCACTGGGCGCGACTCTGGCGCTGGCGCTGCTCGTCAGCCTGGTGACTGCATTGCTGACTGCCTGGCCACGCCTGGAACGGCAGACCTTCACCGCGGAGGTGAACCACTCCATCACCCAGACCCCGCCGACGGTACGGGCGCTGACCGCACAGGTTCCGAACTACCCGTTGACGGCGCAGGCCGGCCTGGCCGAGCTGCAACCGGCCGTGGAACGCACGCTGACCGAAGCCGGACCCGAACTGCGTTCGGCCGCCGGTGGTCCCCGCGTCTCCCTCACCACCGGCCCGGTGCCGATGACGATCCCTGGTGGCGGCACGGACGCCTTCTACGCGATGTCGGTGCGACTGCGCGTCGACCACGGCATCGACCCTTTCATCACCCTGGTGGAGGGAACCTCACCGGCACCGTCGGCCTGGGCGAGTATGGGCACACCGGAGGCGCCGGTGGAGGTGATGGTCGCCGTCGGGACGGCGGAGCGGATGGAGCTCGCCGTCGGCGACACCTTCACCGTTCCGGTGGGCTCAGACGGGTACGTCACCTCCCCCGAGGCGCGGACCGAGTTCGTGATCACGGGTCTCTTCGACGCTGTCGACCCTGATGCGGAGCAGTGGCAGCACCAGCTGAGCACGCTCAGCCCGCGCATCGACGCCGACCCCAACCAGGGCGAGGCCGCGACAGCCATCGTGTACCTGAATCCGGACTTCACGGGGCACATCCCGATGTTCGCGGACGCGGAGCTGTGGGTGCCCATCCATCCGGTGGCCGAGCGCGCGGCGGGGCTCCTGTCCGATCTGCGCGCGTTCACCGCCATCGACCGGCCGCTCGAGGTACGCGGACCCTATGACCAGCCGCGGGTCCGGTTCACCACCGAGCTCGACGAGGTGCTCGAAAGTGCGACCGGGCGGTGGCAGAGCACGTCGACGGTGCTGGCGATGGTCGCGGCGGGGCCGGTGGGCGTGGCGTTCGCGGTCCTGGCGCTGGGCGTACGGCTCCTGGTCGCCCGCCGCTCGACCGCTCTCGCTCTGGCTGCCGCCCGCGGTGGCGCCCCGCACCAGCTGCGGGCCGTGATGGCTGCCGAGGGGTTCGCGTTCAGTGTGCCGGCAGCGGCGATCGGGGCGGGTGCAGCCATCGCCGCCGTACCCGCACCACCGCTGACGACGGTGGAGCTGGCGAGCGACCTGCTGTTGCCGGCCGCCGTCGCACTGGCCCCACCGGTGCTGCTGGCGCTCCTGCCGCTGCCCCGGCTGCGTCCGCACCGGGCCGATCAGCGCCGTGGACGACGGTGGCGGTGGGTGGTCGAGGCGGTGGTGGTGGCCCTGACCGCCGCGGCGCTGTGGCTGGTCCTGGACCGCGGCACCGCGAGCACGGACAGTGGCAGCGGGACCGACCCGTTGGCCGTGACGGCACCGCTGCTGCTGGCGGTCACCGTCAGCATGGTGACCCTGCGGATCTTCCCGCTGGCGGCCAGGGCCGTGCACCGCACCGCCCGGCGAGGGCGTGGCCTGACGGCGTTCCTGGGGTCGGCACGCCTGGTGCGCTCGGGAGGGGCCGGCCTGGTGCCGCTGGTCGCGCTGGCGATCGGGGTGGCCATCGCAGTGCTGGCGACCACCATGCTCACCACCCTACGCGGCGGCGTGGACGACGGTGCCCGCGCAGCCGCGGGTGCCGATCTGCGCCTGACCGGCCCGCCGTTCACCGATGCCGATCTCGCCGCGGTCGCGGACCTGGCAGGGGTTGAGGCCCTGAGCGCCGTGACGACGATCTCCAGCGTTCCCCTGGTCGAGGATGACTCCAGCCGGCGGGTCACGGTCTACGCGGTCGACTCTGCCACGCTGGCACAGGTCCAGGACCAGGTGCCCGGCGCCGTCGAGCTCCCGGAGGGCTTCGACCGGGCCACCGCCGCGGGGGTGCCGGCGCTCGTGTGGTCCGGTCACGACGTGGACACCGGCGGCGAGGTGCGGCTGGCGATGAGCTCCTCGGTGGTGCTGGACGTGCGCGGTGAACCGGCCGCGGCATCCGGGATCGCGAACGCGCACCCGTGGGTGATGGTCGACCTGCACCTGCTGCGGGAGGCCACGGGCGAGAACCTCGTGCCACGGGACGTGCTGATCCAGCTGGCACCGGGCGCGGGACCGGGCGCGACCGACGCGGTGGAGCAATGGCTGGACGGCCGCGGCACGATCGCCTCACCCACTGAGGCGACTGCGGAGTTCCTCGCCTCACCCAGCGCGCGGTCCTTGCAGGCCGGCTTTCTCATCGCGCTGCTGGTCAGCCTGGTGCTGGCGTGCCTGGCCATCGTGCTGGGCCTTCTGCTCGCAGCGCCGGAGCGCCGCCACTTGCTCGGCGTGCTGCGCACCCTCGGAGTCAGCCGTCGCACGGAGGGCCGCCTGGTGGCATGGGAGAGCGTGCCACTGGTCGGCGCCGCGGTGCTGGCCGGAGCCGGCCTCGGGCTGGTGCTCCCGCACCTGGTGGCCGCCGCCGTGGACCTGCGCCCGTTCACCGGGTCAGCGACCCAGCCGGTGTTGCGCACCGACGTGCTGATGGTGCTCGGTGTCCTCGCCATCCTGACGATCGTGTTGACCCTCTGTGTGCTTCTAGCCGGCGCGATGGCGCGCCGGTTGTCGGTATCCGTGCTACGGATCGGAGAATGA
- a CDS encoding 3-methyladenine DNA glycosylase → MTTVLTPTQWHPLAEAHAERADALTRDYRERRQAQQRHPVEDFLFTYYPTKPAQLRIWHPGAGRALAEAPEHARRRWYSSRDGAVTLNERAFLAERGDAVRFVHDLVSRTRARPARLSCFGLHEWAMVYRTEEVRHAQVPLRLGAAGTDEVVRSHSLRCTHFDAFRFFTVPAIPRNERRLTRTDQAALEQPGCLHANMDVYKWAMKLGPAVPGELLLDAFALARDIRALDMRASPYDLRDWGYEPVPIETADGKATYVAAQREFAERANRLRDRVLEVTSSLLRTAATTPG, encoded by the coding sequence ATGACGACCGTCCTCACCCCCACCCAGTGGCACCCGCTCGCCGAGGCGCACGCCGAACGGGCCGATGCCCTCACCCGCGACTACCGCGAGCGCCGCCAGGCCCAGCAACGCCATCCGGTCGAGGACTTCCTGTTCACCTACTACCCCACCAAACCGGCCCAACTGCGGATCTGGCACCCGGGCGCCGGCCGCGCCCTGGCCGAGGCTCCCGAGCACGCTCGACGGCGCTGGTACTCCTCCCGTGACGGTGCGGTGACCCTGAACGAGCGAGCGTTCCTCGCCGAGCGAGGTGACGCTGTCCGGTTCGTGCACGACCTGGTCAGCCGCACCCGCGCCCGGCCGGCCCGGCTGAGCTGTTTCGGCCTGCACGAGTGGGCGATGGTGTACCGCACCGAGGAGGTGCGGCATGCGCAGGTGCCGCTGCGGCTGGGCGCTGCGGGCACCGATGAGGTGGTGCGATCGCACTCGCTGCGGTGCACCCATTTCGACGCCTTCCGGTTCTTCACCGTCCCGGCGATCCCACGCAACGAACGTAGACTCACCCGCACCGACCAGGCGGCGCTGGAGCAGCCGGGATGCCTGCACGCGAACATGGACGTCTACAAGTGGGCGATGAAGCTCGGGCCCGCCGTTCCAGGTGAGCTGCTGCTGGACGCCTTCGCGCTGGCCCGGGACATCCGCGCTCTGGATATGCGCGCCTCGCCCTATGATCTGCGGGACTGGGGCTATGAACCGGTCCCGATCGAGACGGCGGACGGGAAGGCGACCTACGTCGCGGCCCAGCGGGAGTTCGCGGAGCGGGCGAACCGCCTGCGGGACAGAGTGCTGGAGGTCACGTCGTCGCTCCTGCGCACAGCGGCGACGACTCCTGGGTAG
- a CDS encoding ABC transporter ATP-binding protein: MTTLAARALTRTYSSASGDVHALVDADLAVHDGELLVVTGPSGSGKTTLLNLLGGLDRPTSGAVFLDETELSALAEKEALRLRQETLAFVFQSFGLVPVLSAAENVEVPLRVQRIAAAERDERVAAALEAVGLTPHANQRPHELSGGQQQRVGIARALVTDPQVLIADEPTGQLDSATAGTIMDLLAELTGQRGIAAIVSTHDPLLIDRADRVVQLHDGHLTAASTVRG; encoded by the coding sequence ATGACGACTCTGGCCGCGCGCGCACTGACCCGCACCTACAGCTCGGCGTCGGGCGATGTTCATGCCCTCGTCGATGCCGATCTCGCGGTGCACGACGGAGAGCTTCTGGTGGTGACCGGACCTTCCGGGTCGGGCAAGACCACCCTGCTGAACCTGCTCGGCGGACTGGACCGGCCGACGTCGGGCGCGGTGTTCCTGGACGAGACCGAGCTCAGCGCTCTCGCGGAGAAGGAGGCCCTGCGACTGCGGCAGGAAACCCTGGCGTTCGTGTTCCAGTCCTTCGGGCTGGTCCCGGTGCTCTCGGCGGCTGAGAATGTGGAGGTTCCGTTGCGGGTGCAGCGCATCGCAGCCGCCGAGCGCGACGAGCGAGTGGCCGCCGCACTCGAGGCGGTCGGGCTGACGCCGCACGCCAACCAGCGCCCGCACGAACTCTCCGGAGGGCAACAGCAGCGAGTGGGGATCGCCCGCGCCCTGGTCACCGACCCTCAGGTGCTCATCGCCGATGAGCCGACCGGGCAGCTCGACTCCGCGACGGCCGGGACGATCATGGACCTGCTGGCCGAGCTGACCGGCCAGCGCGGGATCGCCGCCATCGTCTCCACGCACGACCCGCTGCTGATAGACCGTGCAGACCGGGTGGTGCAGCTGCACGACGGTCACCTCACCGCCGCGTCAACGGTGCGAGGGTAA
- a CDS encoding SRPBCC domain-containing protein encodes MPDQSRTTEPADAAVADLDAGTITRTITIAAPRDRVWEALATPEHIETWWGHPSTFPDGWRAGSVGSFSWQGTPYPVRLDVLDPPAELVLTWGDLNGELDETSTTVHFTLEAHDGGTRLTVLESGFLNKPAAARRAAMEENTSGWNAVLDWLAEFVTTGQAPQHEGQP; translated from the coding sequence ATGCCCGACCAGTCACGGACGACCGAACCGGCCGATGCCGCTGTCGCCGACCTCGACGCCGGCACCATCACCCGGACCATCACCATCGCCGCCCCACGCGATCGCGTCTGGGAGGCTCTGGCCACGCCCGAGCACATCGAGACCTGGTGGGGACACCCCTCGACGTTCCCGGACGGGTGGCGCGCCGGGTCCGTCGGCTCGTTCTCCTGGCAGGGCACGCCCTACCCCGTACGCCTGGACGTCCTCGACCCGCCGGCCGAGTTGGTCCTCACCTGGGGAGACCTGAACGGTGAGCTCGATGAGACATCCACGACCGTGCACTTCACGTTGGAGGCCCACGACGGCGGAACGCGCCTGACCGTGCTCGAGTCCGGTTTCCTCAACAAGCCCGCCGCAGCCCGCCGAGCCGCGATGGAGGAGAACACGAGCGGCTGGAACGCCGTGCTGGACTGGCTGGCAGAGTTCGTCACCACGGGGCAGGCACCCCAGCACGAGGGTCAGCCGTGA
- a CDS encoding ABC transporter ATP-binding protein: protein MMTAPRADGATIECEDLVRIYSAEGVEVQALQGLTLHVAAGDLVALVGASGSGKSTLLTILSGLDTPTAGRARVGGTDLLTMGRAERVRYQRHTVGFVWQQTSRNLLPYLNGLENVCMPMALAGAVDEAHAGRLLELLGVAHCAGKRPEQMSGGEQQRVAIAVASANSPAVLLADEPTGELDEHTSAEVLEAFRHVNAELGVTVLIVTHDPTVSEHVRRTVQIRDGRTSTEVLRRRETDHTGTERHVAEEFAVLDRVGRMQLPQDFVAALDLKDRVRLALETDHVGVWRDGVRPIPHEETEER, encoded by the coding sequence ATGATGACTGCCCCACGCGCTGACGGCGCCACCATCGAATGCGAGGATCTCGTGCGGATCTATTCCGCCGAGGGTGTCGAGGTGCAGGCCCTGCAGGGTCTGACGCTGCACGTCGCCGCCGGCGACCTGGTCGCGCTCGTGGGCGCCTCCGGATCGGGCAAGTCCACGCTGCTGACGATCCTGTCTGGCCTGGACACCCCGACGGCGGGACGCGCCCGGGTCGGTGGGACCGACCTGCTGACGATGGGCCGGGCCGAGCGGGTCCGCTACCAACGGCACACCGTGGGCTTCGTCTGGCAGCAGACCTCCCGCAACCTGCTGCCCTATCTGAACGGGCTCGAGAATGTGTGTATGCCGATGGCGCTGGCCGGCGCCGTGGACGAGGCCCATGCCGGCCGGCTGCTGGAGCTGCTGGGGGTCGCCCACTGCGCTGGGAAGCGGCCTGAGCAGATGTCCGGTGGCGAACAGCAACGGGTCGCGATCGCGGTTGCATCGGCGAACTCCCCGGCCGTGCTGCTCGCGGACGAGCCGACCGGGGAGCTGGACGAGCACACCAGCGCCGAGGTGCTCGAGGCCTTCCGCCACGTCAACGCCGAGCTCGGGGTGACGGTGCTGATCGTCACCCACGATCCGACGGTCTCCGAGCACGTGCGGCGCACGGTGCAGATCCGTGATGGCCGGACCTCGACCGAGGTGCTGCGCCGCCGGGAGACGGACCACACCGGCACCGAACGGCATGTGGCGGAAGAGTTCGCTGTGCTCGACCGGGTCGGCCGGATGCAGCTGCCGCAGGACTTCGTGGCCGCGCTGGACCTCAAGGACCGGGTGCGGCTCGCCCTGGAGACCGATCACGTCGGTGTCTGGCGCGACGGAGTGCGACCCATTCCACACGAGGAGACGGAGGAGCGATGA
- a CDS encoding NUDIX hydrolase has protein sequence MTVRPDTTVLTIAAVCFVRPHPDADGRELLTVRKQGTRRFMLPGGKVDPGETAAQAAVREVAEELGLTLPESALTLLGTYDEAAANEADTRVAASVYTAALPGEPAAAAEIAELRWTSLADPPADLAPLLARHVLPALIRG, from the coding sequence GTGACTGTACGCCCCGACACCACCGTCCTGACGATCGCCGCTGTGTGCTTCGTCCGCCCCCACCCCGATGCAGACGGCCGCGAGCTGCTGACCGTCCGCAAGCAGGGAACCCGCCGGTTCATGCTCCCGGGTGGCAAGGTCGACCCTGGCGAGACTGCTGCCCAGGCGGCCGTCCGGGAGGTGGCCGAGGAGCTGGGCCTGACGCTGCCCGAGTCGGCGCTGACGTTGCTCGGCACCTACGACGAGGCCGCAGCGAACGAGGCCGACACCCGGGTGGCAGCCTCGGTGTACACCGCGGCACTGCCCGGGGAGCCGGCGGCGGCTGCGGAGATCGCCGAGCTGCGGTGGACGTCGCTGGCTGATCCGCCCGCCGATCTGGCGCCGCTGCTGGCGCGGCACGTCCTTCCCGCTCTCATCCGGGGCTGA
- a CDS encoding ArsR/SmtB family transcription factor, which produces MTVNNVPTEITTLCAALAEGTRWEILTALGSEDLSASDLARALPVSRQAIAKHLQVLESVGLVERTSPVPESTSGSVRYHAVGAPLARLAAQLETIGRGWDRRLATIKQIAES; this is translated from the coding sequence GTGACGGTGAACAACGTCCCCACGGAAATCACGACGTTGTGCGCCGCACTCGCCGAGGGGACTCGCTGGGAGATCCTCACCGCATTGGGGTCGGAGGACCTCTCGGCCAGTGATCTCGCCCGCGCGCTGCCGGTGAGCCGGCAGGCGATCGCCAAGCACCTGCAGGTGCTGGAGTCGGTCGGCCTCGTCGAGAGAACCAGCCCGGTCCCCGAATCGACGTCGGGATCCGTGCGCTATCACGCCGTGGGCGCCCCGCTCGCCCGCCTGGCCGCCCAACTCGAGACGATCGGCCGAGGGTGGGACCGTCGTCTGGCGACGATCAAACAGATCGCGGAGTCCTAA